From the Longimicrobium sp. genome, one window contains:
- a CDS encoding helix-turn-helix domain-containing protein, which yields MQEVVRPLFLLHDDETLRERLAAVQGSAFRLVRVAGWAALADALGAAPGTAVSVVDPFAASRAGAPAPELRALLESHPAATVVAAFRVEPQHEGHLRTLLAWGVADVIALGREDSEPALARRVAAVQARTVHRLLRRALPRGVPGRARALLTTAAETVAAGGQAPELAAALGVNERTVPRWFARADLPPPRRLMAWLRLLLAAELLDDHRRTVAQVARACGYASEVSLKAALRQFMGAPPTELRERGAFATAARAFARELFELREAARARGKPERTWLN from the coding sequence ATGCAGGAGGTTGTCAGGCCGCTCTTCCTTCTCCACGACGACGAGACGCTGCGCGAGCGCCTGGCGGCGGTCCAGGGAAGCGCCTTCCGCCTGGTGCGCGTGGCCGGCTGGGCGGCGCTGGCCGATGCACTGGGCGCGGCGCCGGGAACGGCGGTGTCGGTGGTCGATCCCTTCGCCGCGAGCCGGGCCGGCGCGCCGGCGCCGGAGCTGCGCGCGCTGCTGGAGTCGCACCCCGCGGCCACGGTCGTGGCCGCCTTCCGGGTGGAGCCGCAGCACGAGGGGCACCTGCGCACGCTGCTGGCCTGGGGCGTGGCCGACGTGATCGCGCTGGGGCGCGAGGACAGCGAGCCGGCGCTGGCCCGGCGCGTTGCCGCGGTGCAGGCGCGCACCGTCCACCGCCTGCTGCGCCGCGCGCTCCCCCGCGGCGTGCCCGGCCGCGCCCGCGCGCTGCTGACCACGGCGGCGGAGACCGTCGCGGCGGGGGGACAGGCGCCCGAGCTGGCGGCGGCGCTCGGCGTCAACGAGCGCACGGTCCCCCGCTGGTTCGCGCGCGCCGACCTTCCGCCGCCGCGCAGGCTGATGGCATGGCTTCGTCTCCTCCTGGCCGCCGAGCTGCTCGACGACCATCGGCGCACGGTGGCGCAGGTGGCGCGCGCCTGCGGCTACGCCAGCGAGGTCAGCCTCAAGGCGGCGCTCCGGCAGTTCATGGGCGCGCCGCCCACCGAGCTGCGCGAGCGCGGCGCCTTCGCCACGGCGGCCCGGGCGTTCGCGCGCGAGCTGTTCGAGCTGCGCGAGGCCGCCCGCGCGCGAGGGAAGCCCGAGCGCACTTGGCTGAACTGA